The Limnospira fusiformis SAG 85.79 genomic interval TGCCGCCGGTGCAGCCGTCCCCACAGAAGCGCGATCGCACCGGATATTGACTCCTGTAACTCAGCCGGCACTCTGTTACAGATTTTTAAAAAATTGTCAAGTGCGGATAACCGAATACTTTGTTCCGTCAAACCGAATGGCGATTCGTGCTATGCGATCGCCCGAGTTGTGGGGATATCTAAACTCAAATGAGGGTGACTTACAATGTATTGTTGACACTCCGGGTCTCTTCAGAGCGGGGAGTGTCAATTCTGACAACTGACGCTGGGTATCCCAAACCCCGTATATTGTCTGACTTCTGGTTCGTGGAACCCCAAGATGATATCTTCTTTGGGAATACCAGCTTGCACCAATTCATCAGCAATTCCATCTTCGGTTTGGTCCCACTGAATCCAAACGCGATCGTCGATAATTTCCACATGAAGGAGACAGCTATGAAAGTGTTGTTGCTCTATCCATCCTTCGGATAGAATCAAATACTGACCATTTTCACCGTCAAAAGCGGCGCGATTTTTGACCGGAATATTGGCGTAATTAATCCGGGCGTAAGGCTTCATAACTTCGCAGATGATTGGGTGGTATTTGTTTAATTTATCCATCGAGTAATTTCCTCCAAGTTCGGATCGAAAACAATCAGTTTTAAATTCTGGTCTGACAGGATAATTTGACCGATTGTTTCGGCTGATAATCGTTGAAAAACTGCCTTTCTGATGGCAATATAAAGATTTTTGTCCGAGTTCAAGTATTTGAGTATTTTGTCGTATAGATAATATTGACCCAGGGCATTTTTTAGATCTTCGATTTCAGATTTTCCGACAAAGCTTTTAACTTATACTGCAATTTTTACTCCCTGTTTTTCGGCGACCAAAAGTTTCTCGGCTGCCAAATCTATGAAAATATCTTTTTGACCAACTTTGAGACTGAGAGGGTCATCTGTAATTGTCCATCCATCTTTGAGCAGTGCTATTTTGACACAGTTATGATAAATATCTTTTGCCGGCATCTCATTCAACCCCACCTCATGGGTTCAGATTTTAGCACTTAGTTCGACTGTTTGTTATCAACTCCGAAAAGTTGGCAGAAACCAGATACAATGCGATCGCTCTTCGTGTAGCACAGGCATCTTGCCTGTATAATCGGGAGTGCGATCGCCTAAATTGACCGAGTATTGCATCGGGTTCGGTGAAATGAGCATTTTCGTTGAATTTCCAGAACAGTTGTTGGTGGCTTGTCGGGAAGAACCCGAAGGGTTTAAGCGACGGGTGATGATTTTGACTTTGGGTCAACTCTATGAAGAGGGTAAAATTTCTTCGGGGGTGGCGGCGGAGATTTTGGGATGCAGCCGTTTGGAGTTTTATCGTTTGATTGGCGAACGGGGATTTGCCGCGATCGACTACACCGAAGCTGAGTTTGAAGAGGAGGCGAAAACCAGTCGAGAATTAGCCGAGAAATTCAGGGATCGATGAAGGT includes:
- a CDS encoding XisI protein, with product MDKLNKYHPIICEVMKPYARINYANIPVKNRAAFDGENGQYLILSEGWIEQQHFHSCLLHVEIIDDRVWIQWDQTEDGIADELVQAGIPKEDIILGFHEPEVRQYTGFGIPSVSCQN
- a CDS encoding UPF0175 family protein, which produces MSIFVEFPEQLLVACREEPEGFKRRVMILTLGQLYEEGKISSGVAAEILGCSRLEFYRLIGERGFAAIDYTEAEFEEEAKTSRELAEKFRDR